In Candidatus Defluviilinea proxima, a single genomic region encodes these proteins:
- a CDS encoding MBOAT family protein, producing the protein MFFASHLFILIFLPLTLLLYYRLFKSSRNKLLFLLVISLLFYTAAGWEFGLLLFAISLLTYLSGQKGWYLPGVILNLGALFVFKYLDFGITTFNQLMHAAGFGLIAPLLQLGLPLGISFYVFRHIGYLLDVKAGRYPAASEVWSFLTFSFYFPQISAGPISSYKEITVQFSNLPEHLEQEQATAGLVQLSYGLVKKVLIADQLGLLLTSNINTPGNFPGVIPALYILITYTAQLYFDFSGYTDMALGVSSLFGIKLPANFNSPYLAQDISEFWKRWHISLSTWFRYYLFSPISRLLLKKWGPTHREWAQYATNLTTMALIGIWHGAGWGYLLWGIYHGVLLNLNVRWKQSQIKVPNWLSRSVLLISLLFGWALFMSPSWAYFRHLLAGLSGMHGLGSPDLLYQLWQHNATLVLLAAIPLAFSGYSEAATLLADDHRFTWWQMLTWGLLTALALLAIQHGFDFLYAQF; encoded by the coding sequence ATGTTTTTTGCCAGTCATCTTTTTATCCTGATCTTTTTACCTTTGACGTTGCTGCTATATTATCGGCTCTTCAAGTCATCCCGCAACAAGCTATTGTTCCTACTGGTTATCAGCTTGCTTTTTTATACTGCCGCCGGTTGGGAATTTGGACTACTATTGTTTGCCATTTCGCTCCTAACCTACCTATCCGGACAAAAAGGCTGGTACCTGCCCGGGGTTATTCTCAACCTAGGAGCACTATTCGTTTTTAAGTATCTAGATTTTGGTATAACGACTTTTAATCAATTAATGCACGCAGCCGGTTTCGGGCTTATCGCACCACTATTACAATTAGGGTTGCCTCTGGGAATTTCATTTTATGTTTTCAGGCATATAGGTTACCTGCTGGATGTAAAAGCTGGGCGTTATCCTGCTGCGAGTGAAGTCTGGTCATTCCTAACCTTCTCGTTCTACTTCCCCCAAATTAGCGCCGGTCCGATCAGCAGTTACAAAGAGATTACCGTGCAATTTTCCAATTTACCGGAGCACCTCGAACAAGAGCAGGCCACCGCGGGGTTGGTTCAACTGTCCTATGGTTTGGTTAAAAAAGTGTTAATCGCCGATCAACTTGGTTTACTACTGACATCAAACATCAATACACCAGGAAATTTTCCTGGTGTAATCCCAGCATTGTATATCCTGATCACTTACACAGCCCAATTATATTTTGACTTCTCAGGTTATACAGATATGGCGCTGGGCGTCAGCAGTCTATTCGGAATCAAGCTACCAGCGAACTTTAACAGTCCATACCTAGCTCAGGATATTTCTGAATTCTGGAAACGCTGGCACATTTCCCTTTCAACTTGGTTTCGTTATTATTTGTTTTCGCCTATCAGTCGCTTACTTCTAAAAAAATGGGGTCCAACCCATCGCGAATGGGCTCAGTATGCTACAAACTTGACGACCATGGCGTTGATTGGTATATGGCATGGCGCAGGTTGGGGTTACTTGCTATGGGGTATATACCATGGAGTGCTACTCAACTTAAATGTAAGATGGAAACAAAGTCAGATTAAAGTTCCAAACTGGCTCAGTCGCTCAGTTCTGCTTATCAGCCTCTTGTTTGGTTGGGCGCTGTTCATGAGTCCCAGTTGGGCATATTTCCGCCACTTACTAGCTGGGCTAAGTGGTATGCACGGTCTGGGAAGCCCTGATTTGCTTTACCAACTCTGGCAGCATAACGCGACCCTCGTGCTTCTCGCAGCTATACCATTAGCCTTTTCCGGTTACTCTGAAGCCGCCACGTTACTCGCAGATGACCACAGATTTACTTGGTGGCAAATGTTAACCTGGGGACTGCTGACCGCGCTCGCTTTGCTGGCAATTCAGCACGGGTTCGATTTCCTCTACGCCCAATTCTAA
- a CDS encoding dienelactone hydrolase family protein — MKKLLQLIVLPLFISILIGCTSPTPTPQSTSSPAPALIIEPTATSAPIPTPELVESPTPTTSNFTTGQHPFTSEKAGRSYLLFLPAEYGKDPQKQWPLILFLHGSGTRGTKIEYLKLEALPQILEFTPDFPAIVLSPQLNDTNAESYWTREKVEESVFTLLDEIQSTYMVDPKRVYLTGVSLGANGTWEYGLRHPGRFAALVPVMGFIGDTSGFRVPDNLCDLKNVPIWAFHGALDSIVPISAEQGLVDALKTCGGNVQFTIYPDGDHDISGRAYTESELFPWLSSQSLK, encoded by the coding sequence TTGAAAAAACTCTTACAGCTCATTGTTCTTCCATTATTTATCAGCATCCTGATTGGATGTACATCCCCCACCCCAACACCACAAAGCACATCATCTCCCGCACCTGCTTTGATTATTGAGCCCACGGCAACTTCGGCACCCATCCCAACGCCTGAACTTGTGGAGAGCCCCACGCCTACAACATCCAATTTCACTACGGGACAACATCCATTTACTTCCGAGAAGGCGGGGCGGAGCTATTTACTCTTCCTGCCTGCAGAATACGGGAAGGACCCTCAAAAACAATGGCCGTTGATCCTCTTCCTGCACGGCTCAGGGACGCGCGGCACGAAAATAGAATACCTCAAGCTTGAGGCTTTGCCACAAATTCTCGAGTTCACGCCTGACTTTCCTGCCATTGTTCTCTCCCCACAGTTGAATGATACAAACGCAGAAAGTTATTGGACGCGTGAAAAAGTAGAAGAGTCAGTTTTCACTTTGCTTGATGAAATCCAATCCACCTACATGGTGGACCCAAAGCGCGTCTATCTGACGGGCGTCAGCCTCGGTGCAAACGGGACCTGGGAATATGGACTACGTCACCCCGGTCGCTTTGCCGCACTGGTACCCGTGATGGGCTTCATCGGTGACACATCAGGCTTTCGAGTTCCAGACAATCTATGTGACTTGAAGAATGTCCCTATTTGGGCTTTCCATGGAGCGTTAGATTCCATCGTGCCGATATCAGCGGAACAGGGGCTGGTCGACGCGTTGAAAACCTGCGGAGGCAATGTCCAATTTACTATATACCCAGATGGCGACCATGACATTAGCGGACGGGCCTACACAGAGTCCGAACTTTTTCCGTGGTTATCGTCCCAGTCTCTAAAGTAA
- a CDS encoding DUF1579 domain-containing protein, with amino-acid sequence MTFPQSSTPHHFLAQLAGGWTGTSKLWLEPDKLAGEAPLVGTIQLVLDGRFALFLYQSAIDGEAQHGMFTFGYNTTLEQYETSWVDSFHNNTGIMFCIGSARENGFVVLGAYPDPTGGPDWGWRTEVELLDKDHLTITAYNITPEGEEAKATEAKLTRVKQ; translated from the coding sequence ATGACTTTCCCTCAATCATCCACCCCCCATCATTTCCTCGCCCAACTTGCAGGCGGCTGGACCGGCACATCCAAACTCTGGCTGGAGCCAGATAAGCTCGCGGGTGAAGCGCCGCTCGTCGGCACCATCCAACTCGTCCTCGACGGACGCTTTGCGCTGTTCCTGTATCAATCTGCCATTGATGGCGAAGCGCAACACGGCATGTTCACCTTCGGATACAACACCACCCTCGAACAATACGAAACCAGTTGGGTGGATTCATTCCACAACAACACCGGCATCATGTTCTGCATTGGCTCGGCCCGCGAAAATGGATTCGTTGTCCTGGGCGCTTATCCCGATCCCACCGGCGGGCCGGACTGGGGCTGGCGCACCGAAGTGGAACTGCTGGATAAAGATCATCTCACCATCACTGCCTACAACATCACCCCCGAAGGCGAAGAGGCCAAAGCCACCGAAGCGAAACTCACCCGAGTCAAACAATGA
- a CDS encoding SDR family oxidoreductase has product MNILVLGGTRFLGRHIVNSALARGHQITLFNRGKSNPNLFPNIEVILGDREHDIDKLSDRAWDAVIDTCGYVPRIVHESAVGLERSVGRYVFISSISVYPDSILSKIGIDESDPVGKLEDETVEEITGETYGPLKALCEKLVFDMYGDRGLVVRPGLVVGPNDISDRFTYWPVRIAKGRDVLAPEKPDVPVQIIDVRDLSDFVIKLIETEATGIYNATGPEYELTLGAMLETCKQISGSDANFKWASVEFLKQNNVAEWSDMPVWIPNNEESQGFSRMNVSKGIKAGLKFRPLEDTVRDTLAWANTRPADHEWRAGLRSEREQELLNLLNQ; this is encoded by the coding sequence ATGAATATCCTTGTTTTAGGTGGCACGCGCTTTCTTGGACGTCACATCGTAAACTCTGCTCTTGCACGCGGACACCAAATCACGCTATTCAATCGCGGCAAATCGAACCCGAACCTGTTTCCCAACATCGAAGTCATTCTCGGCGACCGCGAACATGACATTGACAAACTTTCCGACCGTGCATGGGATGCCGTCATCGATACTTGCGGGTATGTTCCGCGCATCGTCCACGAATCAGCTGTCGGCTTAGAGCGAAGCGTGGGGCGTTATGTGTTCATCTCATCCATTTCGGTATATCCTGATTCCATTTTGAGCAAGATCGGCATCGATGAATCCGATCCTGTTGGTAAATTGGAAGATGAAACTGTCGAGGAGATCACTGGCGAGACCTATGGTCCACTCAAAGCGTTGTGCGAAAAGTTAGTGTTTGACATGTATGGTGACCGTGGATTGGTCGTGCGCCCTGGGCTTGTTGTGGGTCCGAATGATATAAGCGACCGCTTTACCTATTGGCCTGTGCGAATTGCCAAAGGCAGAGATGTGCTCGCGCCTGAAAAACCTGATGTACCTGTGCAGATCATTGATGTGCGCGATTTATCTGATTTCGTCATCAAGTTGATCGAAACAGAAGCCACAGGCATCTACAACGCAACAGGCCCCGAGTACGAATTGACCTTGGGCGCGATGCTTGAAACATGCAAACAAATCAGTGGAAGCGATGCGAACTTCAAGTGGGCTTCCGTTGAGTTTTTGAAACAGAACAACGTCGCCGAGTGGAGCGACATGCCCGTGTGGATTCCAAACAATGAAGAGAGTCAGGGGTTCTCACGCATGAACGTATCAAAGGGGATCAAAGCAGGCCTAAAGTTTCGGCCATTGGAAGATACCGTGCGCGATACGCTCGCATGGGCGAATACACGTCCTGCAGATCATGAATGGCGTGCAGGATTAAGGTCCGAAAGAGAGCAGGAATTACTCAACCTGCTAAATCAATAG
- a CDS encoding CoA ester lyase, with protein sequence MHSRRALLYIPGDDRRKIEKSTTLGVDSICMDMEDGTALSKKAEARQVIAQAMKELNFGDSERCIRINSIGSGFEKDDLASALAAQPDSIVVPKIETAEQVKWVSEQIESYELSNKLNLGSIRLLIGVETAKGILNLREIASADKRLEAIIFGAEDYAASIGAIRTKEATEVLYARQAIVTACAANDLQAIDMVYIDFKDAEGLRAEAEQGAGFGFSGKQIIHPNQVQGTQEAFTPSDEAVAYARRIVESFEASQKEGKGAYALDGKMIDMPLLKNAQKVLDRARSARKL encoded by the coding sequence ATGCATTCACGACGCGCACTACTGTACATCCCCGGCGATGACCGGCGCAAGATCGAAAAATCAACCACGCTTGGTGTGGACTCTATTTGCATGGATATGGAAGATGGAACCGCTCTCAGCAAAAAGGCGGAGGCTCGCCAGGTCATTGCACAGGCGATGAAGGAATTGAACTTCGGCGACTCGGAGCGATGCATCCGCATCAACAGCATCGGGTCAGGATTCGAGAAGGATGATCTGGCGTCCGCGTTGGCGGCACAGCCTGATTCCATTGTCGTGCCGAAGATCGAAACGGCAGAACAGGTGAAATGGGTCAGCGAGCAGATCGAATCGTATGAACTCTCGAACAAGTTGAATCTCGGGAGTATCCGTTTGTTGATCGGAGTGGAGACCGCCAAGGGAATTTTGAATCTGCGAGAAATCGCGAGCGCAGACAAACGTCTCGAAGCCATCATTTTTGGCGCGGAGGATTATGCCGCGTCGATCGGCGCGATCCGCACGAAGGAAGCGACCGAGGTGCTCTATGCACGGCAGGCTATTGTCACTGCCTGTGCGGCGAACGATCTGCAAGCCATCGACATGGTTTACATTGATTTCAAGGATGCCGAAGGTCTCCGCGCTGAGGCGGAGCAGGGAGCAGGATTCGGTTTCAGCGGGAAACAGATCATTCACCCGAATCAGGTTCAGGGTACGCAAGAGGCGTTCACTCCATCCGATGAAGCGGTTGCCTACGCAAGAAGAATTGTCGAGTCATTTGAAGCCAGTCAAAAAGAAGGCAAGGGTGCATACGCGCTCGATGGCAAAATGATCGACATGCCGCTCCTCAAGAACGCGCAAAAAGTTCTTGATCGTGCAAGGTCTGCAAGGAAGTTGTGA
- a CDS encoding DMT family transporter produces the protein MISLLYGLLSSTSWGTADFIGGLATKKTSAIRVLYLAEIAGFVPFLFLAIILREPIPPINDLLISALASIVGLAGLIFLYRALAEGQMTTSAPVSALFAALIPVLFGIFTLGLPSLATLIGFGLAFLAVWLISQTDSTNWRFPLRGLRTISNLRLPLLSGLFFGCYFILVHKATINAFFWPLTAARLAGCIALGLFALITRQPAMPPRETWTFCILNGVIDIMGNAFYVLATHTGRIDVAAVLGALYPASTVLLAWIFLKEKISVVQGMGIVLAFIAIVLFTL, from the coding sequence TTGATCTCCCTCCTCTACGGTCTGCTTTCCTCTACATCATGGGGCACGGCAGATTTCATCGGCGGGCTGGCAACCAAAAAGACCAGCGCGATCCGCGTTCTCTATCTCGCCGAGATCGCGGGATTCGTTCCATTTCTATTCCTCGCGATCATTTTGCGCGAACCCATTCCCCCCATCAATGACCTGTTGATCAGCGCGCTTGCAAGCATCGTCGGCCTGGCGGGGCTTATCTTTTTATACCGCGCCCTCGCCGAAGGCCAAATGACCACATCCGCACCCGTCTCTGCGTTATTCGCCGCGCTTATCCCTGTCCTCTTCGGCATTTTCACACTGGGACTCCCCTCCCTCGCCACCCTGATCGGATTCGGACTCGCCTTTCTCGCGGTCTGGCTTATCTCCCAAACGGACTCCACAAACTGGCGTTTTCCCCTTCGAGGACTTCGCACCATCTCCAACCTACGCCTGCCGCTACTCTCAGGGCTTTTCTTTGGCTGTTACTTTATCCTCGTCCACAAGGCCACGATCAACGCCTTCTTCTGGCCATTGACCGCCGCACGCTTGGCAGGCTGTATCGCACTCGGACTCTTCGCGCTCATCACACGTCAACCTGCCATGCCCCCGCGCGAAACATGGACGTTCTGCATCCTCAACGGTGTGATAGACATTATGGGCAACGCCTTTTACGTTCTCGCCACCCACACCGGCCGCATCGACGTGGCCGCCGTTCTAGGTGCGCTGTACCCCGCGTCCACGGTCTTGCTGGCCTGGATATTCCTGAAAGAAAAGATCTCTGTAGTGCAGGGAATGGGAATCGTACTGGCATTTATCGCCATTGTGTTGTTTACGCTATAG
- the ssb gene encoding single-stranded DNA-binding protein, with product MPALNRVQLIGRLGKDPESKYTPTGKKVAHFSLAVSQRWKTGGEMKEYTEWVNIEAWGRLGEVCQEYLKKGSLVYLEGRLKTEKFEGKDGDTKYFTKVVALTLQFLDKRDKDEPMMTIEEDAVDYEA from the coding sequence ATGCCAGCACTAAACCGTGTGCAACTGATCGGCCGTTTGGGTAAAGACCCCGAAAGCAAGTACACACCCACAGGTAAGAAGGTGGCCCATTTTAGCCTTGCTGTTTCTCAGCGCTGGAAGACTGGCGGCGAGATGAAGGAATATACCGAATGGGTCAACATCGAAGCGTGGGGACGGCTCGGAGAGGTCTGCCAGGAATACCTCAAGAAGGGAAGTCTGGTGTACCTCGAAGGCAGGCTCAAAACGGAGAAGTTCGAGGGCAAGGACGGCGACACGAAGTACTTCACCAAAGTGGTCGCGTTGACGCTCCAGTTCCTCGACAAGAGAGACAAAGATGAGCCGATGATGACCATCGAAGAGGATGCCGTGGATTACGAGGCGTAA
- a CDS encoding pantoate--beta-alanine ligase, which translates to MRNVSTLDELRSARLSFSGTVGLVPTMGFLHEGHLSLIRRAREECDHVAVSIFVNPTQFGPKEDLSKYPRDIERDLRLIEPYTDLVWIPSAEIMYPKGYQTWVEVDAITSPLEGSMRPGHFKGVTTIVAKLFNGVQPHKAYFGQKDAQQVAVIRQMVRDLNFPLEVVVCPTAREADGLAMSSRNVYLDPEQRKAATVLFRSLSAAKGLYEGGERDAEKIRGKMKEVLASEPLAEPQYVSCADYDTLEELAEVKGKALLSMAVFIGKTRLIDNFVLG; encoded by the coding sequence ATGCGAAACGTCTCAACCTTGGATGAACTACGCTCCGCCCGCCTCTCTTTCTCAGGGACGGTTGGTCTGGTGCCAACTATGGGGTTTCTACACGAGGGGCATCTCTCTCTGATCCGCCGCGCAAGAGAAGAGTGCGACCATGTTGCCGTCTCTATCTTCGTCAACCCGACCCAATTCGGGCCAAAGGAAGATCTCTCGAAGTATCCGCGTGATATCGAACGCGACTTACGCCTGATCGAACCCTACACAGACCTGGTGTGGATACCGTCAGCGGAGATCATGTATCCGAAGGGGTATCAGACCTGGGTGGAGGTAGATGCGATCACAAGTCCACTGGAAGGCTCTATGAGGCCGGGCCACTTCAAGGGTGTGACAACCATCGTCGCCAAATTATTCAATGGAGTTCAACCGCATAAGGCTTACTTCGGCCAAAAGGACGCGCAACAGGTGGCAGTTATCCGCCAGATGGTGAGAGACCTAAACTTCCCGCTCGAGGTTGTGGTCTGCCCCACGGCCCGTGAAGCGGATGGCTTGGCGATGTCGAGCCGCAATGTGTACCTTGACCCCGAACAACGCAAGGCCGCCACGGTGCTCTTCCGCTCGTTGAGTGCGGCAAAGGGTTTATATGAAGGCGGCGAGCGTGATGCCGAAAAGATCAGGGGAAAGATGAAAGAGGTGTTGGCGAGCGAACCGTTGGCAGAACCACAATATGTTTCCTGCGCCGACTACGACACGTTGGAAGAGTTGGCCGAGGTCAAAGGCAAAGCACTGCTCTCGATGGCGGTATTTATCGGGAAGACGCGCTTGATCGATAATTTTGTGCTGGGGTAA
- a CDS encoding alpha/beta hydrolase: MKANYWVRLGIMTVVSLLVMFAVTLVWFSYQQTQNYLHPTRQAVSEGLLNAQGMYPQHVTLTTEDNVKLAAWYTPPQNGAVILVAHGYGDRRSEEYFLLFAQKGYGVLAWDFRAHGQSEGDFSSLGYYEVIDTKAALDFALSQPGVEHIGAWGGSMGAVTMVRATAQYPQIEALVADSPFAALEDEMNLRVTLPPMRPLIRFFAERAIDVGFDRVRPVDEIGKISPRPIFLIQGLADSMVPLDSAQRLFDAASEPRQLWLEEGVGHLGMYGTYEEKYTRQVIGFFDRYLLGK; the protein is encoded by the coding sequence ATGAAGGCCAATTACTGGGTTCGTCTCGGCATCATGACGGTAGTTTCACTATTGGTCATGTTCGCAGTGACTTTGGTGTGGTTCAGCTACCAACAAACCCAGAACTATCTACACCCAACACGGCAGGCTGTATCGGAAGGCTTGTTGAATGCACAGGGAATGTACCCTCAGCACGTGACTTTGACCACAGAAGATAACGTCAAGCTGGCGGCTTGGTATACGCCCCCGCAAAACGGAGCGGTCATCCTTGTGGCACACGGATACGGCGATAGACGCTCTGAAGAGTACTTTTTGTTGTTTGCCCAAAAGGGATATGGTGTGCTCGCATGGGATTTCCGCGCCCACGGCCAAAGTGAAGGGGATTTTTCCTCGCTTGGATATTATGAAGTCATCGATACCAAAGCCGCGCTGGATTTTGCGCTTTCTCAACCGGGCGTGGAACACATCGGCGCGTGGGGCGGTTCGATGGGCGCGGTGACGATGGTCCGCGCGACGGCCCAATATCCGCAGATCGAGGCGCTCGTAGCAGATAGTCCCTTTGCGGCATTGGAAGATGAAATGAATTTACGGGTCACACTCCCGCCCATGCGACCATTGATCCGCTTTTTCGCTGAAAGAGCGATTGATGTAGGCTTTGATAGGGTTCGGCCGGTGGATGAAATCGGGAAGATCAGTCCGCGCCCGATTTTTCTCATTCAAGGCCTGGCCGATTCCATGGTTCCACTCGATTCAGCGCAACGGTTATTTGATGCGGCGAGTGAACCACGTCAGCTTTGGCTGGAGGAGGGCGTCGGTCATTTGGGGATGTATGGGACGTATGAGGAGAAATATACCCGGCAGGTGATCGGGTTCTTTGATAGGTATTTGTTGGGGAAATAA